CCTGTGTTAGACCTTTGGTTCCTCTGTCATCATCTAGACCTTTGAGTCTTGTATCATATGGAACCCCCTGTTGGTGTCCAGTGGAGAAGGGACAAACATTGAGTACATCCCAATTGACAAACATTGAGTAATGTATGAAAAATGCTTCAGTTAAAATGCAATTCACTCAGTATTTAGCTTGTAATAAGTACTCTTGAGTTTTGTTTCATCCAAATCAGATACAGAATTCCATCATAACAGTATAGCAGATTAGCAGGCTTCTAGAATGAAAAGCTTGGCTACAAAGCACATGAGGACTGAACAAACAAAACCTAGCTTTCTTTTCTTCATATAAACTTAGTACTTCAGATAAATCGTTCTGCTATATGGAAGTGAGACCTAAGCCCAAGACTTACCAGAGCAGGTTGGGCGGCAGCTTGGCAGCCGGAGCAGGCTTCTATACCTCGGCGTTCTAGGCCGCCGCGGCCAGGAGCTGCGTCGGGCAGGCTGGCGTCGTCGCTGAGGTTGGACACCGGCGGCAGTGTCGATACAGGGGAGACCGGAAGCGTTGGTGGCAGCGCGAGGTCGTATCGGAGGTGGAGGCTGTGGGGCGAGCCGTGGTGGGGAGAGGATGCCGAGGGCGAgccgtggtgaggagaggaggCAGCAGGGAGAAGCGACATGTGCGAGGCTGTGAGGTGGGCAGAGTGGATGCTGTGCGGTGAGAGGACTGGATTTTTTCTGATAACTAATgcttctttattttttttcttgagaAACACATCTTTATTATTTCTATAAGTGTGGCTACTGTGCGTGCCGGCGAGAGAAGTGTCAAACAGGCCCAACAAGCGAATGCCCGTACGAGCCTAGCTAGGTCTGGAAGCGGCTCACTCCTCTCAAGAAATACAGGAGCTGATCTAGAAGACGAGTGAATCCTCTTCGCACAAAACGGGTGCGTCCTTGCATCCAGCAGTCTGCCAAAAAAATTATACATATTTCACAtgattatatataatttttgtttGAAATATATGTCTCATTTTCACAAAATAGACTTAAAAAAGGAATTATGTTCATTGCTATGAAAATGACGACCTCAGTAAGCATGGACACAAACATGACGGGTCGGAGGTGCATATAAGtaagagaaatatatttttctatgCATGTTAATAATTACTTTATCGAAATACAATTCAAGTGAAGTGGTTTTTAATTGTTTTTCTAATGTTAGTGGTTATCTTTTATAtagacgtaaaatttgacatatatATTATGTCAATTATGATTTTTGTACTCATTTGATTTGTATATTTTTCAGTAATTAATTTAATTTTATATCATGTCAACTCAGTTGATCAATGTTTGAGACGTGCACTCAGTTGATTCCTTTATATTATTCCAAAGGCTTGGCAATGAATTTGAATTAAAGTTATGAACATGATTCACCGGAAA
This DNA window, taken from Triticum dicoccoides isolate Atlit2015 ecotype Zavitan unplaced genomic scaffold, WEW_v2.0 scaffold50931, whole genome shotgun sequence, encodes the following:
- the LOC119346793 gene encoding uncharacterized protein LOC119346793, with the protein product MSLLPAASSPHHGSPSASSPHHGSPHSLHLRYDLALPPTLPVSPVSTLPPVSNLSDDASLPDAAPGRGGLERRGIEACSGCQAAAQPALGVPYDTRLKGLDDDRGTKGLTQDASKSHFKRSTG